One genomic region from Parcubacteria group bacterium ADurb.Bin159 encodes:
- the rpsE gene encoding 30S ribosomal protein S5, with protein MAKQQYNQSRAKDREKEFEEQLVELKRVTRTVAGGKRLSFMAIVLIGDKKGRVGLGIAKAPDVATAINKASQKAKKNIINIPINEKGSVPHWLKAKFKAAEVLIRPAPEGHGITAGGAVRMVLELAGFRNITAKMLGSQNKLNNLRATFKALENIKKVDKINESKKEK; from the coding sequence ATGGCTAAACAACAGTATAATCAATCTCGCGCTAAAGATAGAGAAAAAGAATTTGAAGAACAATTAGTGGAGTTAAAAAGAGTTACCCGAACGGTTGCCGGGGGGAAGAGGCTTTCTTTTATGGCAATAGTTCTTATTGGCGACAAGAAAGGGAGAGTTGGTTTAGGAATAGCTAAGGCGCCGGATGTGGCTACAGCTATTAATAAGGCATCTCAAAAAGCCAAAAAGAATATTATAAATATTCCCATTAACGAGAAAGGCAGTGTTCCTCATTGGTTAAAAGCAAAATTTAAGGCGGCTGAAGTTTTAATTAGGCCAGCGCCAGAAGGACATGGTATCACCGCCGGAGGAGCAGTAAGAATGGTTTTAGAGTTAGCTGGTTTCAGAAACATTACCGCCAAAATGCTTGGTTCGCAAAATAAACTTAATAATTTAAGAGCGACATTTAAGGCTTTGGAAAATATAAAAAAAGTTGACAAGATAAACGAATCAAAAAAGGAAAAATAA
- the rpsH gene encoding 30S ribosomal protein S8, with the protein MSDPISDMLTRIRNASLTNKEKIRVPYSRLKFEIARLLEKEGWIERVKVIKAKKISETEMEIKLKYSAEGKPAISEIRRISRPGRRIYQNHLKMPKILNGFGMAIISTSLGLMSDKEAKKRKVGGEVICEIW; encoded by the coding sequence ATGTCTGATCCTATTTCTGACATGTTAACTCGCATACGTAATGCCTCCTTAACAAATAAGGAGAAGATTAGAGTTCCTTATTCCCGTCTTAAATTTGAAATAGCTCGTCTTTTAGAGAAAGAAGGATGGATTGAGAGAGTAAAAGTTATTAAAGCAAAAAAAATATCCGAGACAGAGATGGAGATAAAATTAAAATATTCAGCAGAAGGAAAACCAGCTATTTCGGAAATTAGAAGAATTAGCCGGCCGGGCCGGAGAATTTATCAAAATCATTTAAAAATGCCTAAAATTCTTAATGGTTTTGGTATGGCCATTATTTCAACTTCTCTCGGATTGATGAGCGATAAAGAGGCGAAAAAAAGGAAAGTGGGCGGGGAGGTGATATGTGAAATTTGGTAG
- the rplB gene encoding 50S ribosomal protein L2, translated as MKYYKPTTPARRHASTVEAPKSKINHPKFLIEGTLKKTGRSNGRVTIRHRGGGEKKLYRKIDFYQNKFDIPAKVKDIIYDPNRTAWIALVVYSDGEKRYILAPHKLKIGDIILSSSSKIKPKIGNRMPLADIPLDYPVHNIELEPGKGGKLVRGAGSAASILSFEDEFVIIKMPSGEKRKIRKNCLATIGEVSNPERKSIRWGKAGRLIHRGIRPRVRGKAMNPCDHPHGGGEGNTPIGMKHPKTPWGKPALGVKTRKKKKWTNKYIVERRKKKKKK; from the coding sequence ATGAAATATTATAAACCAACAACTCCGGCTCGTCGTCATGCTAGCACAGTAGAAGCACCTAAATCAAAAATAAATCATCCTAAATTTTTAATAGAAGGAACTCTTAAAAAGACTGGTCGCAGTAATGGTCGTGTAACTATTAGACATCGGGGCGGAGGAGAAAAAAAACTTTATCGAAAAATTGATTTTTATCAAAATAAATTTGATATACCGGCAAAAGTTAAAGATATAATTTACGACCCGAATCGTACCGCGTGGATAGCCTTAGTTGTCTATTCTGACGGAGAAAAACGGTATATTCTTGCTCCCCATAAATTAAAAATTGGAGATATAATTTTATCGTCTTCTTCAAAAATTAAGCCAAAAATAGGCAATCGTATGCCTTTAGCTGATATTCCTTTAGATTATCCTGTTCATAATATTGAACTTGAACCGGGTAAAGGTGGGAAATTAGTTAGAGGAGCCGGTTCAGCCGCTTCAATCTTGTCTTTCGAAGATGAATTTGTTATTATTAAAATGCCTTCAGGAGAAAAAAGGAAAATAAGAAAAAATTGTTTAGCCACAATTGGAGAAGTAAGCAATCCCGAAAGAAAAAGTATCCGTTGGGGGAAAGCCGGCCGTTTGATTCACCGAGGAATTCGTCCTCGAGTTAGAGGTAAGGCAATGAATCCCTGCGACCATCCTCACGGAGGAGGAGAGGGGAATACTCCCATTGGTATGAAGCACCCTAAAACTCCTTGGGGAAAACCAGCTTTAGGGGTGAAAACGCGAAAAAAGAAAAAATGGACAAATAAATATATTGTGGAAAGGAGAAAGAAAAAAAAGAAAAAATAA
- the rplF gene encoding 50S ribosomal protein L6 → MSRLAKKPISIPEKVGVEIKNSFIEIKGSKGILTKKIPPSLILDLKGNALFCRTKNIEDPSERAILGTMVRIIKNMIWGVENNFKKGLKLVGVGYRANVEGDKLILYLGFSHPITFQIPKDIEIKVDKDIVWIEGPSKELVGETAARIRRLRPPEPYKGRGVRYIDEIVRHKAGKKATATAG, encoded by the coding sequence ATGTCTCGTTTAGCCAAAAAACCAATTTCTATACCCGAAAAAGTGGGAGTAGAAATTAAGAACAGTTTTATAGAAATTAAAGGGTCAAAAGGGATTTTAACAAAAAAAATACCTCCCTCTTTGATATTAGATCTTAAAGGGAACGCTCTTTTTTGCCGAACAAAAAATATTGAAGATCCTTCAGAAAGAGCTATTCTGGGTACAATGGTGAGAATAATTAAAAATATGATTTGGGGAGTGGAAAATAATTTTAAAAAAGGGTTGAAATTAGTTGGTGTTGGTTATCGCGCTAATGTAGAAGGAGATAAATTAATACTTTATTTAGGTTTTTCTCATCCCATAACTTTTCAAATTCCCAAAGATATTGAAATAAAGGTTGATAAGGATATAGTGTGGATAGAGGGACCATCTAAAGAATTGGTTGGTGAAACTGCTGCCAGGATAAGAAGATTGCGTCCTCCGGAACCATACAAAGGTCGAGGCGTAAGATATATTGATGAAATAGTTAGACATAAAGCAGGGAAAAAGGCAACAGCTACTGCTGGATAA
- the rplN gene encoding 50S ribosomal protein L14: MIQVGTKLIVADNTGAKEAQCIRILGASRIRYAYLGDIITVAIKKAVPHNPVKKGDVAYGVIVRTKKEFRRQNGSYIRFDDNAIVLINKETKEPRGNRIFGPIARELKAKGFTKIITLAPEVL; the protein is encoded by the coding sequence ATGATTCAAGTGGGGACAAAACTTATTGTAGCTGATAATACTGGAGCAAAAGAGGCCCAATGTATTAGAATTTTGGGCGCTTCTAGAATTAGATATGCTTATTTGGGGGATATTATTACTGTGGCTATTAAAAAGGCAGTGCCTCATAATCCTGTTAAAAAGGGGGATGTTGCTTATGGAGTGATTGTCCGGACAAAAAAAGAATTTAGACGCCAAAACGGTTCTTATATTCGTTTTGATGATAATGCTATTGTGCTTATTAATAAAGAAACAAAAGAACCGAGAGGCAATCGTATTTTTGGGCCAATAGCCAGAGAATTAAAGGCCAAGGGATTTACTAAAATTATTACTTTAGCGCCAGAAGTTTTATGA
- the rpsC gene encoding 30S ribosomal protein S3 — MGQKVNPKIFRIPFNKWWDSKWFANGFKYRFFVEEDEKIRKFIKKQLKNTGISNIEIERANNYLKITIYTAKPGLIIGKGGIGAQKLKQELEKIISQDETLELAVIEEKDSDLSPNCLLEEAIESLEKRVPYRRVMKRVIERIEKSKAKGGKIVLRGRLDGVEIARQEKMTCGKLPLHTLKADINYSRGTAFTTYGTVGVKIWIYR; from the coding sequence ATGGGTCAAAAAGTAAATCCAAAAATTTTTCGTATACCTTTTAACAAATGGTGGGATTCCAAATGGTTCGCCAATGGTTTTAAATATCGTTTTTTTGTTGAAGAAGATGAAAAAATTCGTAAATTTATTAAAAAACAATTGAAAAATACAGGAATTTCTAATATTGAAATTGAGAGGGCAAATAATTATTTAAAAATCACCATTTATACAGCAAAACCTGGTTTGATTATTGGTAAAGGCGGTATCGGGGCGCAAAAATTAAAACAAGAATTAGAAAAAATAATTTCTCAAGACGAAACATTAGAATTGGCTGTTATTGAAGAAAAGGATTCAGACCTTTCTCCAAATTGTTTATTAGAAGAAGCTATTGAAAGTTTAGAAAAAAGAGTTCCTTATCGGCGAGTGATGAAGAGAGTTATTGAACGTATAGAAAAAAGTAAGGCAAAGGGAGGTAAAATCGTTTTACGAGGGCGTTTAGATGGGGTAGAAATTGCGCGTCAAGAAAAAATGACTTGCGGAAAATTGCCTTTACATACGTTGAAAGCAGATATTAATTATAGCCGTGGAACAGCGTTTACCACTTATGGAACCGTAGGAGTTAAAATTTGGATTTACCGGTAA
- the rplP gene encoding 50S ribosomal protein L16, with the protein MLEPKKPKHRKVFKGRKRKRNLSKAGTSLAYGDYGLKSLGSTWLTARQIESARRTITHCFKKGGKLWIRVFPHKPVTIRSAEVPMGGGKGATDHWVAVVHPGRILFEVTGVSEELARRAFCLAANKLPIKTTFVKK; encoded by the coding sequence ATGTTAGAGCCAAAAAAACCAAAACATAGAAAAGTATTTAAGGGACGAAAAAGAAAAAGAAATCTCTCTAAGGCAGGGACATCTCTTGCCTATGGTGATTATGGTTTAAAAAGCTTGGGTTCAACTTGGCTTACAGCTAGACAAATTGAATCAGCTCGACGCACAATCACTCATTGTTTTAAAAAAGGGGGGAAACTTTGGATTAGAGTTTTTCCTCATAAACCAGTAACTATAAGAAGTGCTGAGGTCCCTATGGGTGGTGGGAAAGGAGCAACTGATCATTGGGTGGCAGTAGTTCATCCGGGGAGAATTCTTTTTGAGGTTACCGGTGTTTCTGAAGAATTAGCCAGAAGAGCGTTTTGTCTAGCGGCGAATAAATTGCCCATAAAAACCACATTTGTCAAAAAATAA
- the rplR gene encoding 50S ribosomal protein L18 produces MTNKQKEQKRMRRAKRVRQKIKETNQNLPRLSVFRSNRHIYAQVIDVYNGGKIICSANDFELKDKKGEKTRTKSDIAFLVGELLADKMNKLNIKKAVFDRGFYKYHGRIKSLAEGVKKGGIKV; encoded by the coding sequence ATGACTAATAAACAGAAAGAACAAAAAAGAATGCGACGAGCAAAACGGGTTAGACAAAAAATTAAAGAGACTAATCAGAATCTCCCTCGTCTTTCTGTCTTCCGTTCCAATCGTCACATTTATGCTCAAGTTATTGATGTTTATAATGGCGGCAAAATTATTTGTTCGGCAAACGATTTTGAATTGAAGGATAAAAAGGGAGAAAAAACAAGAACCAAATCAGATATTGCCTTTTTAGTGGGTGAATTATTGGCGGATAAAATGAATAAATTAAATATTAAAAAAGCCGTTTTTGATCGCGGTTTTTATAAATATCACGGTCGGATAAAATCATTAGCTGAAGGCGTTAAAAAAGGAGGGATTAAAGTTTAA
- the rpmC gene encoding 50S ribosomal protein L29 codes for MSAKSFKEFKHLSKEELSSRLKEEKERLSRLKFDIPLKKIKNVREIRKTKKNIARILTILREKKTSSELNSSPIKTVKNKNK; via the coding sequence ATGTCAGCAAAATCATTTAAAGAATTTAAACATTTATCAAAAGAAGAATTATCCTCTCGCCTTAAAGAAGAGAAAGAACGTCTTAGTCGCTTAAAGTTTGATATTCCGCTTAAAAAAATTAAAAATGTTCGAGAAATTAGAAAAACAAAAAAAAATATAGCTCGCATTTTAACTATATTAAGAGAAAAAAAGACATCAAGTGAACTCAATTCTTCTCCAATAAAAACAGTCAAAAATAAGAATAAATAA
- the rplW gene encoding 50S ribosomal protein L23 yields MSHQEIKNPIECLEEPVITEKATKAEADHIYVFWIKPWANKITVKQAIKKMYNIWPLKVNILNTGGKSVRYGRSRGRTKMRKKAIVYLRPDQKIDLYK; encoded by the coding sequence ATGAGTCATCAAGAGATAAAAAATCCAATTGAATGCTTGGAAGAACCAGTTATTACTGAAAAAGCGACCAAAGCAGAGGCCGATCATATTTATGTTTTTTGGATTAAGCCTTGGGCTAATAAAATAACTGTTAAGCAGGCAATTAAAAAAATGTATAATATTTGGCCATTAAAAGTAAATATTCTTAATACAGGAGGGAAGAGCGTCCGTTATGGGAGAAGCCGTGGTCGGACAAAAATGCGCAAAAAAGCCATTGTCTATCTTAGGCCAGACCAAAAAATTGATTTATACAAGTAA
- the rpsS gene encoding 30S ribosomal protein S19 translates to MSRSLKKGIWVDPKLAEKISQLKPGDKTIIKTWSRSSTITPEMVGFTIGVHNGKIHIPVFITEAMIGHRLGEFSPTRKFIRHGGKVQDRVEAEVKRKESLVAEKK, encoded by the coding sequence ATGTCTCGTTCGCTTAAAAAAGGCATTTGGGTAGACCCAAAATTAGCCGAAAAAATATCACAACTTAAACCAGGTGATAAAACAATTATTAAAACCTGGTCTCGGTCATCAACAATTACGCCAGAAATGGTTGGTTTTACTATTGGTGTCCATAACGGGAAGATTCATATTCCTGTTTTTATCACAGAAGCAATGATTGGTCATCGTTTAGGAGAATTTTCTCCCACACGCAAATTTATAAGACATGGAGGAAAAGTACAAGACAGGGTAGAAGCCGAAGTAAAACGTAAAGAGAGTTTAGTTGCGGAAAAAAAATAA
- the rpsQ gene encoding 30S ribosomal protein S17, with amino-acid sequence MFNKGNKKINKRYFEGIVISDKMNQTRVVEVIRFKTHPLYKKRYKVFRHYKIDDRNNESKEGDKVLFEECRPISKDKKWRLIKILKHET; translated from the coding sequence ATGTTTAATAAAGGAAACAAGAAAATTAATAAAAGGTATTTTGAGGGAATAGTGATAAGCGATAAAATGAATCAAACTCGAGTGGTTGAGGTAATTCGTTTTAAGACACATCCTCTTTATAAAAAACGTTATAAAGTTTTTAGACATTATAAAATAGATGACAGAAATAATGAATCTAAGGAGGGAGATAAGGTGCTTTTTGAAGAATGCCGTCCTATTTCTAAAGATAAAAAATGGCGATTAATTAAAATTTTAAAACACGAAACATAA
- the rplD gene encoding 50S ribosomal protein L4: protein MLNFEIPVYDKEGNLKKDKVKISLEKKIRKKDNLISEVIRREESNKRVSTADTKTKGKVRGGGIKPWRQKGTGRARAGSIRSPLWKGGGVIFGPTKEKNYTKKINKKMRQNALVFVIFDKIKENKFFILETPSFKKTKEFYEHIYKIIGEENKKKREIKIVYFVDQSEKNVGQYISNINKLKVLFSPNLKDIVWADILISSPSAFKNNVEKRLNVYESSRDKKSN from the coding sequence GTAACCTTAAAAAAGACAAGGTAAAGATTAGTTTGGAGAAAAAAATACGCAAAAAAGATAATTTAATTTCGGAAGTTATTAGAAGAGAGGAGTCTAATAAAAGAGTATCAACAGCTGACACTAAAACTAAAGGAAAGGTTAGGGGCGGAGGAATTAAACCTTGGCGGCAGAAAGGGACAGGCCGGGCAAGAGCAGGCTCTATTCGTTCTCCTTTATGGAAAGGAGGGGGCGTTATTTTTGGTCCAACAAAAGAAAAAAATTATACTAAAAAAATTAATAAAAAAATGCGTCAAAATGCTTTAGTATTTGTTATTTTTGATAAAATAAAAGAAAATAAGTTTTTTATTTTAGAGACACCGTCTTTTAAAAAAACGAAAGAATTTTATGAGCATATTTATAAAATTATTGGAGAAGAGAACAAAAAGAAAAGGGAAATAAAAATAGTTTATTTTGTTGATCAGTCAGAAAAAAACGTCGGTCAATATATTAGCAATATAAATAAATTAAAAGTTCTCTTTAGTCCGAATTTAAAAGATATCGTTTGGGCTGATATATTGATAAGCAGTCCAAGCGCTTTTAAAAATAATGTAGAAAAAAGATTAAATGTTTATGAGTCATCAAGAGATAAAAAATCCAATTGA
- the rplV gene encoding 50S ribosomal protein L22 encodes MNNNLEIKAKAKYLPISAKKLRAVFTPIAGMDVEKALNYLDFLSKRAARPVKKLLNSAIANAQHNFNLPKEFLVIKKITADEGPTQKRWRPRAMGRAETIRKRSSHLNIVLSVKEGMEGKIIPKTIASKIDKIDTQNKPLKSKEKPIAYLGAKKEKTKKEEVPQEIFDIHRQGKRRSKAGLDKIRRKEKGGVTKHFFRQKAI; translated from the coding sequence ATGAATAATAATCTTGAAATAAAAGCTAAAGCAAAATATTTGCCAATTTCAGCAAAAAAGTTAAGAGCAGTTTTTACGCCGATTGCCGGCATGGATGTGGAGAAAGCTTTAAACTATCTTGATTTTTTATCTAAAAGGGCTGCTCGTCCGGTAAAAAAACTTCTTAATTCCGCTATAGCCAATGCTCAACATAATTTTAATCTGCCCAAAGAATTTTTGGTAATTAAAAAAATAACTGCCGATGAAGGTCCAACACAAAAAAGATGGAGACCTCGAGCAATGGGAAGAGCAGAAACTATACGAAAACGATCAAGTCATCTTAACATTGTTCTATCCGTGAAAGAAGGTATGGAGGGTAAAATTATTCCTAAAACAATTGCTTCTAAAATAGATAAAATAGATACCCAAAATAAACCGCTAAAAAGTAAGGAAAAGCCAATAGCTTATTTGGGAGCTAAAAAAGAAAAGACAAAAAAAGAAGAAGTCCCTCAGGAAATTTTTGATATTCATCGTCAAGGAAAACGCCGCTCTAAAGCTGGTTTAGATAAAATTCGTCGCAAAGAAAAAGGAGGCGTTACTAAACATTTTTTTAGACAAAAAGCAATATAG
- the rplX gene encoding 50S ribosomal protein L24: MKIKKNDQILIIRGKDKNKKGKVIRVLPKEQKIVIENLNLISRHVKPKKEGEKGQIIKIARPIPASNVILICPNCHQPVRVGYKILPNKKKQRWCRKCKELIS; encoded by the coding sequence ATGAAGATAAAAAAAAATGACCAAATTTTAATTATTCGCGGTAAAGATAAAAACAAAAAAGGGAAAGTTATTAGAGTTCTCCCTAAGGAGCAAAAAATTGTTATTGAAAATTTGAATTTAATTTCTCGGCATGTTAAGCCAAAAAAAGAGGGAGAAAAAGGGCAAATTATTAAAATAGCCCGCCCTATTCCTGCTTCTAATGTTATTCTTATATGTCCCAATTGTCATCAGCCGGTACGTGTGGGATATAAAATTTTACCTAATAAAAAAAAGCAACGTTGGTGTCGAAAATGCAAAGAATTAATTTCCTAA
- the rplE gene encoding 50S ribosomal protein L5: MRLKEKYQKEVVPEMKKIFSYKNDLAVPRISFITVNVGLNRDKTEKNSSYIEEVEKNIISITGQKPKRSLARKSIAGFKIRQGLVVGLFVTLRGAKMYDFLEKLIIAALPRTKDFRGISQKSIDQRGNLTIGFKEQTPFPEINPEKMPLIHGLEVTITTTAKTKEEGLKLLELLGIPFKN; the protein is encoded by the coding sequence ATGCGATTAAAAGAAAAATATCAAAAAGAGGTAGTTCCAGAAATGAAGAAAATTTTTTCTTATAAAAACGATTTAGCTGTGCCTAGAATTTCTTTTATTACTGTTAATGTCGGTCTTAATCGCGACAAAACAGAGAAAAATTCCTCTTACATTGAAGAAGTAGAAAAAAATATTATTTCTATTACCGGTCAAAAACCAAAACGTTCTTTAGCGCGCAAATCAATTGCCGGATTTAAAATTCGCCAAGGGCTTGTTGTGGGTTTGTTTGTGACTTTAAGGGGAGCAAAAATGTATGATTTTTTAGAGAAATTAATTATTGCCGCTCTTCCTCGGACAAAAGATTTTAGGGGTATTTCTCAAAAATCAATTGATCAAAGAGGAAATTTAACTATTGGTTTTAAAGAACAAACTCCATTTCCGGAAATTAACCCGGAAAAAATGCCATTAATTCATGGTCTTGAAGTGACCATTACCACTACGGCAAAAACTAAAGAAGAGGGATTAAAATTATTAGAATTATTGGGAATACCGTTTAAAAATTAA